From a region of the Primulina eburnea isolate SZY01 chromosome 7, ASM2296580v1, whole genome shotgun sequence genome:
- the LOC140835904 gene encoding uncharacterized protein — MNCIIWNVRGLGNPISQQRLHAYVKKHRVKVLAILEPMIPLYQRFITRRLGFRSVISNFSGHIWVFSSEDVQVECVLDHAQLLHVRVSASFLPSYVLCSFVYAKCDYTERRDLWASLLQIKPDVGPWLVGGDFNIVRDASECLGSSGGRHLPMEEFNAFILESGLVDAGFEGSSFTWTNKTI, encoded by the coding sequence ATGAATTGCATCATTTGGAATGTCAGGGGTCTTGGGAACCCGATCTCCCAACAAAGGCTCCATGCCTATGTTAAGAAGCATCGTGTCAAAGTCCTAGCTATCTTGGAGCCAATGATCCCGCTTTATCAGCGTTTCATTACTCGTAGGTTGGGATTTCGTAGTGTCATTTCTAATTTTTCGGGTCACATCTGGGTCTTCTCTTCTGAGGATGTTCAGGTTGAGTGTGTCCTTGACCATGCTCAGCTTTTACATGTCCGCGTCTCTGCTTCTTTTCTCCCTTCTTATGTCCTTTGCTCTTTTGTGTATGCCAAGTGCGATTACACTGAAAGGCGCGATCTTTGGGCTTCGTTGCTTCAGATCAAACCTGACGTGGGTCCTTGGCTTGTTGGGGGGGACTTCAATATCGTTCGTGATGCTAGTGAGTGTCTTGGTTCTTCTGGGGGGCGGCACCTTCCCATGGAAGAATTTAATGCGTTCATTCTTGAGTCTGGTTTAGTTGATGCTGGGTTTGAAGGGTCGTCCTTCACTTGGACGAACAAAACCATCTAG